AACTTATCACCATTACGATCAATCAATTCAACAGGAACAATTAACATCCCTTTTTCCTTATCACCATTGAAATACTGATAGCGATGATATAAATATGCTGTCAGCTTACCTGGAAAAGACTCAGGTGGTATATCATCTAATTTATCTTCAGGCGAATAAACTATACCAGCTTCTGTAGTATTAGAAACAACAATATCGACTTGAGGATCTTCTGCTAATTTAAGCACTTTATCCCACTCATTATAAGCTTCCAACCCACGACTTACAGAACTTATTACTTCTCTCTTATCTATTACTTTTCCATTCTGCTTTCCTCTTAAAAGAAGGGTATATAAATTATCCTGTTCATTTAAGTTGCTAACCCTTCCCTCTGGAATTGGCTGAACAAGAACAGCCCTCCCTTGAAAGACAGCTTTTTTGTTCATTTCATGAAGCATCCAGTCAACAAATGCTCTCAAGAAATTACCCTCCCCAAATTGAATTACTCTCTCTGGATAATCCAATATCTTAGCTGAATAATCAGCCAGCTCTGTTCCAAGTAGATTTTCCTTTAAATATTCCTTATTTAAACGATTTAAATTTTTTGACATAAGATTCACCTCTTTTAGTAAATTAATAAATCATTATTATTTAGTAGCTTATTCTATAATTAACATCCTTACTAATCAATTATAAACTCAAACTTCGCAGTTGCTATAATAGTTTTAATATACTTCCTGGTTAGCCATTTGCTAAATGAACGTTAAAAAAGCACCAACCCCGCATGGAAGGCTATTAATGGTTAACAAAACAATGTGGCAGCGCATCAAACCTAATTAGTTTGTTTTGTTATTCATAGCCTGGAAGAGGAGTTGGGGGTAGCTTTTTTCGGTGAATGAAGTTATGGCTAACCAGGCTTTATGCTATAAATTCATCTGCGAAGTTTGAGTTATAAACCTATATCCACTATTACGTTATTATCCACATTAAAAACAGATTCTAAAATAAGTGTTGCAGCTCCAATTGCAACACCTTTTCCTCCCAAACTTGAATTAATAATTTTTAGATGCTTTAATGGATATGCTAAAGCTCTATTTTCTACCGTTGACCTTAAAGTGTCTAAGACAATCTCTCCAGATATAAGCTCATTACCGCTAATTATTACTGCTTCTGGATTTAAGATATTAATGTAATTAGCTACAGCAATGCCAAGATAATGTCCTGTTTCCTTTAAGATTTGCTGACTAAGATTGTCCCCTTTATCTGCAGCAGCTAATATTATTCCAGGACTTAACTTCTCTATGTCTTTAGCAATCAAATCATTTATCATAGTGGATTGCCCTTGCTTTAAAGCCTTTTTACTACGTCTGATAATAGCAGGTATAGAAGCCACACTTTCTAAACAACCATAATTACCACAAGTACACAATGGTCCATCTTCATCTACCATTGTATGCCCTATTTCACCTGAAGAATTACTTGTTCCTCTATACAATTGACCATTAGTAAATATACCAGATCCTATCCCACTTCCAACTTTTAAAGAAATAAAATTACTCAAATTTCTGGCAAGACCAAACCAACTTTCTCCTAATGTTAAGGCCCTAACATTATTCTCTAATATAACTGGTAAAGAAAAACTTTTTGATACTATTTTAGCCAGAGAAAAGTTCTCCCAATCGAAAGCAGGTGGGAAAATGGAAACCCCCTTTATAGAGTCCACCAGACCATGTATTCCAATACCTATTCCAATTACCTTATTCCTATATTCTTCAACATTCAATAATTCTTTTATTAGTAAATTTACCTGCCTTAAAATATATTCTTCATCCTTTTTGCCCACAAGAACTTGCTCTTTATAAAGAAGAATTTTACCCTCAAGGTCTATTATTACTGCTGTAATTTCATCTATTTCTATATCAAGACCAATAGTCAAAATTGAATCTGGTATTAATTCCAGGAGAACTGGCTTCCTGCCTCCTTTTGATTCGCCAAAGCCACTTTCTCTTACCAATCTAAACTTTATTAACTTACTCACAATACGCGATACAGTTGCTGCGGTCAAATTACTCTTCTCGACTATTTCAGAGCGTGATATTGGGGCAAACTGTCTAATTACACGTAAAATATGCTTTGTATTTAATTCATGCATTAATTCCAGATTACCGGACAAATTCACTTTCCCACCGCCCCTTCTTTCAAATTTATTATAATTTAGTTTCAAATTTATAATTTAATGTCCTTTACCACATTTTTTAAAATAAGAGGTTTAAGTGTC
This genomic stretch from Halanaerobiaceae bacterium ANBcell28 harbors:
- a CDS encoding ROK family transcriptional regulator, with the protein product MNLSGNLELMHELNTKHILRVIRQFAPISRSEIVEKSNLTAATVSRIVSKLIKFRLVRESGFGESKGGRKPVLLELIPDSILTIGLDIEIDEITAVIIDLEGKILLYKEQVLVGKKDEEYILRQVNLLIKELLNVEEYRNKVIGIGIGIHGLVDSIKGVSIFPPAFDWENFSLAKIVSKSFSLPVILENNVRALTLGESWFGLARNLSNFISLKVGSGIGSGIFTNGQLYRGTSNSSGEIGHTMVDEDGPLCTCGNYGCLESVASIPAIIRRSKKALKQGQSTMINDLIAKDIEKLSPGIILAAADKGDNLSQQILKETGHYLGIAVANYINILNPEAVIISGNELISGEIVLDTLRSTVENRALAYPLKHLKIINSSLGGKGVAIGAATLILESVFNVDNNVIVDIGL